From the genome of Anopheles moucheti chromosome 3, idAnoMoucSN_F20_07, whole genome shotgun sequence, one region includes:
- the LOC128300795 gene encoding uncharacterized protein LOC128300795 isoform X2, which produces MGEVGANATETTAPTADSNKEPKENGEVNGTNKKVALEEDAIAVKEEQTEEKDDKSDEEEEEEEANGTNSEGDSSVEKKATVSGKDCAIAVKIEESKSPQGAETEPETKEKKRNNSNSDNAAAAPSAMQKLQLKTEDNNEETSKSNDAKGKSDLSSRDSREREASKAEQSKSSREVSQQNESEPEETMDVDEEGDVVPVEPEQGTENGGKDSVKAVSKEQSKTVTGKQVAETDEDEPMEVDGLGATVATNGHKEANIEEGSVGRPEKPNRDKTSTEQQKEKTSDRITANEDSLENDEDDKPVSINSDSESEEDQELGEESQQVRDNVDPVDAPTVAAAAATKPAKATNVILVDEGGLAKLSATGTKVIAGEATDAKSTASDSVPSNGVVNIATSNQNGDCDGDLTILSDKEDDCVVIEDDDGESDISMPSANNSHNSSRRSISMKPEAPNSLVAGGSVNRMTIGAMQQGQGMSSSMDDEDDDDDIEEIIDDPLSLNTARNLSMSGRSPIGGFQGGAATNFKPQGQKSLLMNTSATGVGAGKEPTLVLIDTNTMMNNGGSQRTSSNLGVTSSPNVNSSAANLLAKASNAGILANANVSPGGQFNSRSLLNSSGVANTTAGVGIVNQGGMMGGKAGAAGLGPVTPLLPALTDDMFVLEAPSFIVPYIYEKPPVDNLRDIVDELEENIKELRKKLEESGVVPPSVKLANQGGGAATPDQSKDDEGEKKDALANIYGGGDKESDKNKYNKKRKRNNDDDDDWDELETSTDDEASDEEQKTKVLIKEAKADIEAIKEQFISPVDKDDLSTGGGGSNDPKKSENYFENPLGKFFMNIGINLVQEFVQTDLLRQQKRKRDREGKPSPSTQLAINSLMKNLEQSKENNKPYKFEMKRCEYCPFKSESALVMAHHYETPHMRNFIFKCNFCAYETRPPHDILYHMEAVHNIKGRMEKALSYHHCPNCPFEDNGKSKLARHAVACAKKFRPELNLNPPIDWEPPAKIPRIKPKHGLVGTATAYQAMTAQQQKNIALANQQRINQQQVVTTPVHLQQQHMAHNQIQQQQLAGVGQQHLGLAGTNAATAAAALNNAALANLSPAAQAVAIRARAAGIGGGVGGTGNVGGGRAPAIIPSPTGITGAGGVRTAGTGGVAGGMNANALAASAAAIRNTLAGAGMVIPTNLQLSASALAAAAAGGFSKYLPNASSMKTTKTAQAPSISITPLPRQSASNSNNSVANMSNIAGALSKLQSQGTSAVKPGQNPSGGKMSFVVCEICDGYIKDLDQLRNHMQWIHKVKIHPKMIYNRPPLNCQKCQFRFFTDQGLERHLLGSHGLVTSSMQEAANKGKDAGRCPVCGRVYQWKLLNHVSRDHNMTLKPAHLSYKCTVCTATFGMYKQFESHVYSAHSTVAKKTADGKGNKGMGGGQQQTSSGMGGGSSSSSVGLRNPFGGGDSLLKPLKINDEITIIPQPTSNKMAKTIELESHVID; this is translated from the exons TGCCAAGGGAAAGTCTGATCTAAGTAGCCGGGATAGCAGGGAACGCGAAGCCAGCAAAGCAGAACAGTCAAAGTCCTCACGAGAAGTGTCACAGCAGAACGAATCCGAACCAGAGGAAACAATGGATGTGGATGAAGAAGGTGATGTTGTTCCGGTTGAACCCGAACAGGGCACAGAGAACGGTGGTAAGGATAGTGTAAAAGCTGTAAGCAAAGAACAGTCCAAAACAGTCACCGGTAAGCAGGTTGCAGAAACCGACGAAGATGAGCCGATGGAAGTTGATGGGCTAGGGGCAACGGTTGCCACCAATGGCCACAAGGAAGCGAACATTGAAGAAGGTTCGGTTGGGCGGCCAGAAAAACCGAACCGTGATAAAACTTCAACcgagcagcagaaggagaagACGAGTGATAGGATCACGGCTAATGAGGATTCGTTGGAGAACGATGAAGACGACAAACCTGTCAGTATTAATTCCGACTCCGAGAGTGAGGAAGATCAAGAGCTTGGGGAGGAGTCGCAGCAAGTACGTGACAACGTGGATCCGGTAGATGCACCAACGGTGGCGGCTGCAGCTGCAACTAAACCGGCAAAGGCAACCAATGTTATTCTGGTGGATGAGGGTGGTTTGGCAAAACTCAGCGCAACCGGCACGAAGGTGATAGCGGGAGAAGCGACGGATGCGAAGAGTACCGCCAGTGACAGTGTACCTAGCAACGGTGTTGTTAATATTGCCACTAGCAACCAGAACGGTGACTGTGATGGGGATTTAACGATCCTGAGCGACAAGGAAGATGACTGTGTGGTGATTGAAGACGATGACGGAGAATCGGACATTTCCATGCCGTCCGCTAATAATTCCCACAATAGTTCCCGAAGAAGCATTAGTATGAAGCCGGAGGCACCAAATTCGCTTGTGGCGGGTGGTTCCGTAAATCGTATGACAATCGGCGCCATGCAACAGGGCCAGGGTATGTCATCGTCCATGGACGatgaggacgatgatgatgatatcgAGGAAATCATTGACGACCCGCTTTCGTTAAACACCGCCAGAAATCTATCCATGAGCGGACGCTCCCCGATCGGTGGCTTCCAAGGAGGGGCTGCGACCAACTTTAAACCCCAGGGTCAAAAGTCTCTTCTAATGAACACCTCCGCAACCGGTGTTGGGGCTGGTAAAGAACCAACACTGGTGTTAATCGATACCAATACGATGATGAACAATGGAGGCTCTCAGCGCACTTCGTCCAATTTGGGCGTGACATCGTCACCGAACGTAAATAGTAGTGCCGCGAATCTGCTAGCAAAGGCCAGTAATGCCGGAATTCTTGCAAACGCTAACGTCAGCCCCGGCGGACAGTTTAATTCGCGCAGTCTACTCAATTCTTCCGGCGTGGCCAACACGACTGCCGGTGTGGGAATAGTTAACCAAGGGGGTATGATGGGAGGAAAAGCGGGTGCTGCGGGGTTAGGTCCTGTGACGCCGCTTCTGCCAGCGCTGACGGATGATATGTTTGTGCTGGAAGCACCTTCGTTCATCGTGCCGTACATATACGAGAAACCGCCAGTGGACAACCTGCGCGACATAGTAGACGAGCTAGAGGAGAACATAAAGGAACTGCGCAAAAAGCTGGAAGAGTCCGGTGTGGTACCTCCGTCAGTAAAATTGGCTAACCAAGGTGGAGGTGCTGCAACTCCCGACCAGAGTAAGGACGATGAGGGTGAAAAGAAAGACGCGCTAGCAAACATATACGGTGGCGGGGACAAAGAATCGGACAAgaataaatacaacaaaaagcgGAAACGAAAtaacgatgacgacgatgattgGGACGAGCTGGAAACGTCCACCGACGACGAAGCGTCGGACGAGGAGCAGAAGACAAAGGTACTGATTAAGGAGGCAAAAGCCGATATCGAGGCGATCAAGGAGCAATTCATTTCGCCGGTTGACAAGGATGACCTCAGCACCGGTGGCGGCGGTTCGAACGATCCGAAAAAGTCAGAAAACTATTTTGAAAATCCACTCGGCAAGTTCTTCATGAACATCGGCATCAATCTGGTGCAGGAGTTTGTGCAGACGGATCTGTTGCGGCAGCAGAAGCGAAAGCGGGACCGGGAAGGTAAACCATCGCCGAGCACGCAGCTCGCCATAAATTCGCTGATGAAGAATCTCGAACAGagcaaggaaaacaacaaaccgtaCAAGTTCGAGATGAAACGATGCGAGTACTGCCCGTTCAAGTCGGAATCGGCGCTCGTGATGGCCCATCACTACGAAACACCGCACATGCGCAACTTTATCTTCAAGTGCAACTTCTGCGCGTACGAAACGAGACCACCGCACGACATTCTGTACCACATGGAGGCGGTGCACAACATTAAGGGCCGGATGGAGAAGGCGCTGTCGTACCATCACTGTCCGAACTGTCCGTTCGAGGACAATGGGAAGTCGAAGCTGGCCCGGCATGCAGTGGCCTGTGCGAAGAAGTTCCGACCCGAGCTTAACCTCAACCCGCCAATCGACTGGGAACCACCGGCAAAGATCCCGCGCATCAAACCGAAGCACGGACTTGTCGGAACCGCTACGGCTTATCAG GCTATGACGGCTCAGCAGCAGAAGAATATCGCTCTTGCCAATCAGCAGCGCATCAATCAGCAGCAGGTCGTTACAACGCCGGTACAcctacagcagcaacacatgGCACACAATCAgatccaacagcagcagcttgcCGGCGTTGGTCAGCAGCATCTTGGGTTGGCCGGAACGAATGCGGCCACCGCAGCTGCCGCACTGAACAATGCCGCATTGGCTAACCTTTCTCCGGCGGCGCAGGCCGTTGCAATACGGGCCCGTGCGGCTGGTATTggcggtggtgttggtggtaccGGTAATGTCGGTGGTGGCCGAGCACCGGCCATCATCCCGTCGCCCACCGGCATTACCGGTGCGGGTGGAGTGCGAACGGCTGGTACTGGTGGTGTCGCCGGGGGCATGAATGCGAATGCGCTCGCTGCGTCGGCCGCCGCCATTCGGAACACACTCGCCGGAGCAGGAATGGTAATACCCACTAACCTTCAACTTTCGGCATCGGCATtagccgctgctgctgctggaggattTAGTAAATATCTGCCG AACGCCTCGAGTATGAAAACGACAAAGACCGCACAGGCACCAAGCATCTCGATTACGCCACTACCACGGCAGTCTGCTTCGAACAGCAACAATTCTGTCGCCAACATGTCCAACATTGCCGGTGCCCTGTCGAAACTGCAGTCCCAAGGTACGTCCGCGGTAAAGCCGGGACAAAATCCGAGCGGTGGCAAGATGTCGTTCGTGGTGTGTGAGATCTGTGATGGATACATCAAGGATCTGGACCAGCTGCGCAATCACATGCAGTGGATACACAAAGTGAAG ATTCATCCCAAGATGATCTACAACCGGCCGCCACTCAATTGCCAAAAGTGTCAGTTCCGGTTTTTCACCGACCAAGGCCTCGAAAGGCATCTGTTGGGTTCGCACGGTTTGGTGACAAGCTCCATGCAGGAAGCCGCCAACAAGGGCAAGGATGCTGGTCGTTGTCCAGTGTGTGGCCGG gtTTATCAATGGAAGCTGCTAAACCATGTATCTCGCGATCACAACATGACCCTGAAACCTGCCCATCTTTCGTACAAATGTACCGTCTGCACGGCCACGTTTGGGATGTACAAACAGTTTGAAAGCCACGTCTATTCCGCGCATAGTACGGTGGCGAAAAAGACGGCCGACGGCAAGGGCAACAAGGGTATGGGTGGAGGCCAGCAACAGACTTCATCCGGCATGGGTGGCGGGTCGTCGTCGTCCAGTGTCGGGCTAAGAAATCCATTCGGTGGTGGCGATTCACTGCTGAAACCGCTAAAAATTAATGACGAAATTACGATCATCCCGCAGCCGACATccaacaagatggcgaaaacgATCGAACTGGAAAGTCATGTTATAG ATTAA